From the genome of Thunnus thynnus chromosome 1, fThuThy2.1, whole genome shotgun sequence, one region includes:
- the LOC137179944 gene encoding ubiquitin carboxyl-terminal hydrolase 2-like, giving the protein MKAKALSVKECTWMSEECHLVDELHGDSQTEGLCLPNIFRSKKVKPFTRIQTGPTYQVYYTARELLLEVLDRGAVRELVRRAAGVKTRAKHQSKEQSTDLSEEEYAEALTWFSIVLQSGLSVGENCSFGSELTLKLEGWQGVLKRNSFQTSLLSLTRLEDAEKLEVISAFCGYLTRRYQTLYTPGQNLAVKKYRLSYQQTPCSLYLAVLCDMSSGFICNMYLYCPEQLLRRSRKPVVEQVVDHLLIPFCSHRHLIQLDSSAWMEGKLTDIFSNLGVNIHFVPSVKETVTESTSSSSPPVKSKHQRTSEDSLSQLVAHLQGWTGPALFLLSDLKGSAVDMFLPGLWVTLHTICINTFVLHTLQSSGRQVHLTEFTRTLASQLAVDNSVTVPVLPRLNSSSYPETSVTNLPKQRKDSSGQVMENEKQGCSSAMSLQVWNTPGVCGLDNSGNSCYLNAVFQCLCSTVPLVENLLNRDTRTELARSKCRVALVFVRLLEEMWLGKSSSCAPVEARTVLCSIFPQFNNHSQQDAQELLLFLLNALHDDLKKVGRRQMRSSIKQPRKDQNRNCATAVTESTIVSNLFEGQLGYMTLCMHCDHQAHSAQTFTVLSLPIPTDTIKCSIQDCLSLFFEQTMLTGGEQMLCSACGLRRETAVITTLDKPPEILMLHLKRFGCKGKNQVKLRTNVVFSMKLDLSPFLSSSAQNTSCSSYRLYAVVNHTGHLNMGHYTALCRNALLRTWHCFDDSAVREVQDSLVQSANAYMLLYSRKPFQKPKIHGL; this is encoded by the exons ATGAAGGCCAAGGCTTTGTCAGTGAAAGAGTGCACCTGGATGTCAGAGGAGTGCCACCTAGTGGACGAGCTGCATGGAGACTCCCAGACGGAAGGTTTGTGTCTGCCCAACATCTTCAGGTCCAAAAAAGTGAAGCCATTCACCCGGATTCAGACTGGTCCCACCTACCAGGTTTACTACACAGCCAGAGAGCTCCTGCTGGAAGTGCTGGACAGAGGAGCCGTCCGGGAGCTGGTCAGGAGAGCTGCTGGTGTGAAGACAAGAGCTAAGCATCAGAGCAAGGAGCAGAGCACAGATCTCTCTGAGGAGGAGTATGCCGAGGCGTTAACATGGTTCTCTATTGTTCTACAGAGCGGTCTGTCTGTGGGCGAGAACTGCAGCTTTGGCTCTGAGTTGACCCTAAAGCTGGAGGGATGGCAGGGTGTCCTGAAAAGAAACAGCTTCCAGACCAGCCTCCTTTCTCTGACCAGGCTGGAGGATGCAGAAAAGTTGGAGGTTATCTCTGCTTTCTGTGGCTACTTGACCAGGCGCTACCAGACCTTATACACACCTGGTCAGAACCTGGCAGTGAAGAAATACAGACTTTCCTACCAACAGACTCCTTGCTCTCTCTATCTTGCCGTTCTCTGTGACATGAGCTCAGGCTTCATCTGTAACATGTACCTGTACTGTCCAGAGCAGCTCCTGAGGCGCAGTAGGAAACCTGTTGTTGAGCAGGTAGTCGACCACCTGCTGATACCTTTCTGCAGCCACAGGCACCTGATTCAGCTGGACAGTTCTGCTTGGATGGAGGGAAAACTCACAGACATCTTCTCTAACTTAGGGGTCAATATTCATTTTGTTCCATCTGTTAAAGAGACAGTCACAGAGTCAACATCTTCTTCATCTCCACCAGTCAAGTCAAAGCACCAACGGACATCTGAAGACTCACTGTCCCAACTTGTAGCTCATCTGCAGGGCTGGACTGGACCTGCTCTGTTCCTTCTGTCAGACCTAAAAGGATCAGCAGTAGACATGTTTCTCCCTGGTCTCTGGGTGACGCTACACACGATCTGCATCAACACATTTGTGCTGCACACTCTGCAGAGCTCAGGTAGGCAGGTCCACCTGACAGAGTTTACCAGAACTCTGGCCTCTCAGCTGGCCGTGGACAACAGTGTGACTGTGCCCGTCCTGCCCCGGCTAAACAGCAGCTCATACCCAGAGACAAGCGTAACAAACCTTCCTAAGCAAAG GAAAGATAGCAGTGGTCAGGTGATGGAGAATGAGAAACAAGGCTGCAGCTCTGCAATGAGTCTGCAGGTGTGGAACACTCCAGGCGTGTGCGGTTTGGACAACTCTGGAAACTCGTGCTACTTAAATgctgtgtttcagtgtctgtgttCCACCGTGCCCCTAGTGGAGAACCTCCTCAATCGGGACACTCGCACAGAGCTGGCACG GTCTAAGTGCCGGGTGGCCTTGGTGTTTGTCCGCCTGCTGGAGGAGATGTGGCTGGGAAAAAGCTCCAGCTGTGCCCCTGTGGAGGCCAGGACTGTGCTATGCTCCATCTTCCCCCAGTTCAACAACCACTCCCAGCAGGACGCCCAAGAactgctgctcttcctcctcaatGCGCTCCATGATGACCTTAAAAAG GTCGGGAGGCGTCAGATGCGCTCCTCAATAAAACAGCCGAGAAAAGACCAGAACAGAAACTGTGCCACGGCAGTGACAGAGTCCACCATCGTCTCAAATCTGTTTGAGGGCCAGCTGGGCTACATGACCCTCTGCATGCACTGCGATCACCAGGCACACAGCGCACAGACCTTCACTGTGCTGTCCTTACCAATTCCTACAGACACCATCAAGTGCTCCATTCAG GACTGCTTGTCTCTGTTCTTTGAGCAGACTATGCTGACTGGAGGAGAGCAGATGCTGTGTTCAGCGTGTGGGCTGAGGAGAGAAACGGCCGTCATAACTACTTTGGACAAACCCCCTGAAATACTAATGCTGCACCTGAAACG GTTTGGTTGTAAGGGGAAAAACCAGGTGAAACTGAGGACAAACGTTGTGTTCTCCATGAAGCTTGATCTCAGCCCGTTTCTATCCAGCTCAGCACAGAACACCTCATGTTCCTCGTACCGTCTGTACGCTGTTGTG AACCATACAGGTCATCTGAACATGGGTCACTACACAGCTCTGTGCCGCAACGCCCTGTTGCGCACCTGGCACTGTTTTGACGACTCAGCGGTCAGAGAGGTACAGGACAGCCTTGTGCAATCTGCAAATGCCTACATGCTGCTCTACAGCCGCAAACCCTTCCAAAAGCCAAAGATCCATGGACTCTGA